From Alteribacter lacisalsi, a single genomic window includes:
- a CDS encoding ATP phosphoribosyltransferase regulatory subunit — translation MTHPKIGRQTPILNYTELLASKYGGGAEILEEMYTLTDRGERDLALRYDLTIPFAKVAAMNPTLKKPFKRYEIRKVFRDGPIKTGRLREFTQCDVDIVGVDSQAAEAELMVIALDAFKKMDLKVVIQYNNRKLLTGMLDAYGTPAEKIKSIVLILDKLEKIGLNAVLSELEEQELFYQGVSGLELEY, via the coding sequence ATTACACATCCGAAAATCGGTCGGCAGACGCCAATTCTAAACTATACCGAGTTACTTGCCTCGAAATATGGAGGCGGTGCTGAAATACTTGAGGAAATGTATACACTGACCGACCGGGGAGAAAGGGACCTGGCCCTGCGCTACGACCTTACCATTCCTTTTGCAAAAGTCGCTGCGATGAATCCGACTTTAAAGAAACCTTTCAAACGCTACGAAATCAGGAAAGTATTCCGGGATGGACCGATTAAGACCGGTAGGCTTCGCGAGTTTACCCAATGTGATGTCGACATCGTCGGTGTGGACTCACAGGCAGCTGAAGCAGAGCTGATGGTGATAGCCTTGGATGCATTCAAGAAGATGGATTTAAAAGTTGTTATTCAGTACAATAACCGGAAGCTACTAACCGGCATGCTTGACGCATATGGGACGCCAGCAGAAAAGATTAAAAGCATCGTGTTGATACTTGATAAGCTTGAAAAGATTGGATTGAATGCCGTTCTCTCTGAGCTCGAGGAACAGGAACTTTTCTATCAAGGGGTTTCTGGCCTCGAATTAGAATACTAG
- the cas5b gene encoding type I-B CRISPR-associated protein Cas5b: MRALLFELTSEFGMLKRPDIRSGKGRHFTYNHIHKVAVLGIIGAVCGYEGYNIHSLRRRLGEEVTYFPEFYDKLKSLKVGIVPNVEYDSFTKDESNFTDTTNFSNSDGTLMVKEQWLRNPSWTIYILLDGSAEEDVENRIIDKFTNKKAVFIPYIGKNDHPATISEVVVSDLSIASSGKIDSLFELAEGIEEDILEQEDEMDYFLKEQLPVKLSKENGNYVHSQMAYTDAEINVERYVCGETGKQVMFV, from the coding sequence ATGAGAGCATTATTGTTTGAATTAACCAGTGAATTTGGGATGCTGAAAAGGCCGGATATCCGAAGTGGGAAAGGAAGACATTTCACATACAATCATATCCATAAAGTAGCTGTATTAGGCATTATTGGAGCTGTTTGTGGGTACGAAGGTTATAACATTCATAGTCTAAGAAGAAGGCTGGGAGAGGAGGTAACCTACTTTCCGGAGTTTTACGACAAACTAAAGAGCCTTAAGGTTGGGATTGTCCCTAATGTGGAATACGATTCGTTTACAAAAGATGAGTCGAACTTTACAGATACTACAAATTTCTCTAATTCGGATGGGACATTGATGGTAAAGGAACAATGGCTGCGAAATCCAAGCTGGACTATATATATTTTGCTTGATGGTTCGGCTGAGGAAGATGTGGAAAATCGAATAATCGATAAATTCACGAACAAAAAAGCTGTTTTCATCCCTTACATTGGCAAAAACGACCATCCGGCAACTATAAGTGAAGTTGTGGTGTCAGACCTATCTATTGCATCTAGTGGTAAGATAGATTCGTTATTCGAGTTGGCAGAGGGAATAGAAGAAGACATTTTAGAACAAGAAGATGAAATGGATTACTTTCTCAAGGAACAATTGCCGGTTAAACTAAGTAAAGAAAATGGTAACTACGTGCATTCGCAGATGGCGTATACAGATGCAGAAATTAATGTCGAACGCTATGTGTGCGGTGAAACTGGAAAACAGGTGATGTTCGTTTAG
- a CDS encoding ATP-binding protein, with protein sequence MFTLNKSAKVISVLPNKVKVEVQNLEDFHKDSMEKVALGSYLRVSDEKECSLIAMVENFTIEENRDKPGEPKYIIEATPMGYLDVEGLFHRGNYSLTIPPTGVELAKREEIKKIYATGKEEARFCFAKLKQDEITSVPVDGNKFFNKHIAVVGSTGSGKSHTVAKIIQEASNVKSFEYDGLNNSHIVIFDIHSEYKTAFPKSNYINVESLFLPYWLMNGEELEEIFVETGDNNAYNQISLLRDVVTKNKQYHNDNNKNITFDTPVPFSIEEVVRCIINLTNETVDYNDVTKVTVDDDEINSLINDDDKYKHYFEKQMKFKKLANRSVSRGTYNDSDRKLDKMIFRMKGKINDNRLKFLSLGEKVNEFDIQFVKVLENIIGYNKEKKANISIIDISGVPFEVLNITVSLVSRLLFEYGYFFKKYYEERNELTDTEKEDYLPLMLVYEEAHKYVPKSSEAKYKSSRISIERIAKEGRKYGVTAMIVSQRPSEISETIFSQCSNFVAMRLTNPEDQNYIKKLLPDSLEALTASISTLQRGQAILTGEAIIMPSLVQIDPCIPAPSSSDIRYLEEWKKPWIDAQLPIITKKWNKN encoded by the coding sequence TTGTTTACACTAAATAAATCAGCAAAAGTTATATCAGTTCTTCCTAATAAAGTAAAGGTAGAAGTTCAAAACTTAGAGGATTTTCATAAAGACAGTATGGAGAAAGTTGCTTTAGGTTCGTATTTAAGAGTTTCGGATGAGAAAGAATGTTCTCTTATTGCGATGGTGGAAAATTTTACAATTGAAGAAAATAGGGATAAACCAGGTGAACCAAAGTATATTATCGAAGCTACCCCAATGGGGTACTTAGATGTTGAAGGATTATTCCATCGTGGAAATTATAGCCTAACCATTCCGCCGACTGGGGTAGAGTTAGCTAAAAGAGAAGAAATAAAGAAGATATATGCTACAGGTAAGGAAGAAGCTAGATTTTGCTTTGCGAAGCTAAAGCAAGATGAGATTACTAGTGTACCTGTTGATGGGAATAAATTTTTTAATAAGCACATCGCTGTTGTTGGTTCAACTGGTTCAGGAAAGTCGCATACTGTGGCTAAAATAATTCAGGAAGCCAGTAATGTTAAAAGTTTTGAATATGATGGATTAAACAATTCTCATATTGTGATATTTGATATACATTCGGAATATAAAACTGCATTCCCTAAGTCCAATTATATTAATGTAGAAAGCTTATTTTTGCCTTATTGGCTAATGAATGGAGAAGAACTAGAAGAAATATTTGTAGAAACCGGTGATAATAACGCATATAATCAAATATCACTGTTAAGAGATGTAGTCACAAAGAACAAACAATATCATAACGACAATAACAAAAATATAACATTTGATACACCAGTGCCTTTCTCTATTGAAGAGGTTGTAAGGTGTATTATTAACTTAACAAATGAAACTGTAGATTATAATGACGTCACGAAAGTCACAGTAGATGATGATGAAATTAATTCTCTTATCAATGATGATGATAAATACAAACACTACTTTGAAAAACAGATGAAGTTTAAAAAATTAGCAAATAGAAGCGTGTCACGAGGCACTTATAATGATAGTGACAGAAAACTGGATAAAATGATATTTAGAATGAAAGGAAAAATTAATGATAATCGATTAAAATTCTTATCCTTAGGCGAAAAGGTTAATGAGTTTGATATTCAATTTGTTAAGGTTCTTGAAAATATTATAGGTTACAATAAGGAAAAAAAGGCAAATATTTCTATTATTGATATAAGTGGTGTTCCTTTCGAAGTGCTAAATATCACTGTTTCTTTAGTATCTCGCCTTCTCTTCGAATACGGATATTTTTTCAAAAAGTACTATGAGGAAAGAAATGAATTAACAGACACTGAAAAAGAGGATTATCTACCATTGATGCTTGTTTACGAAGAAGCACACAAATATGTCCCCAAAAGCTCTGAAGCGAAATATAAATCATCCCGTATTTCTATAGAAAGAATAGCAAAAGAAGGCAGAAAATACGGAGTAACGGCTATGATTGTTAGTCAAAGACCTTCAGAAATATCTGAAACTATTTTTTCTCAATGTAGTAACTTTGTAGCAATGAGGTTAACTAACCCTGAAGACCAAAACTATATAAAAAAGCTATTGCCTGATAGCCTTGAGGCTCTTACAGCGTCTATATCTACTTTGCAAAGAGGCCAAGCAATTCTTACAGGTGAAGCAATAATAATGCCATCATTAGTCCAGATAGACCCTTGTATTCCAGCTCCATCTTCTAGTGATATTAGATATCTTGAAGAATGGAAAAAACCTTGGATAGATGCGCAACTGCCAATAATCACCAAAAAATGGAACAAGAATTAG
- a CDS encoding CRISPR-associated endoribonuclease Cas6: MDIKELKITLILKEDVPFKNIGQRIGAYLHRAMLADSQLKKEHRVNKVKHYVYSHLYPTESDGVYKSGTGYTFRIRSAREGFLNRMAELLTDFQDELIVTLGIEESRVPNGTVNAVRTLTPFVITLGKPGSKYWKAYDAKEDIKKLLTNNVSNRFKQFIGAKEVNHDFIKEVKILNNKPTYYNYKGRKVLANKVEVYFNDDLFSKQIRDYVVSAGLGEKSSVLGAGFSETIRRA, from the coding sequence GTGGATATTAAAGAGCTGAAAATAACGCTCATCTTAAAGGAGGATGTGCCTTTCAAAAATATTGGGCAAAGAATCGGAGCGTACTTACACCGAGCCATGCTAGCCGACTCTCAGTTGAAAAAAGAGCATAGAGTTAACAAAGTGAAGCACTATGTATATAGTCACCTTTATCCGACGGAGAGTGATGGTGTTTATAAATCTGGGACAGGTTACACTTTTAGAATCAGGAGTGCTAGAGAGGGGTTCCTAAATAGGATGGCAGAACTCCTAACTGATTTCCAGGATGAACTTATTGTCACATTAGGAATTGAAGAATCGAGAGTACCTAATGGTACGGTAAACGCCGTTAGAACACTAACCCCATTTGTTATTACTCTCGGAAAACCTGGGAGTAAGTACTGGAAAGCTTACGATGCAAAAGAAGATATCAAAAAACTGCTGACGAATAATGTTTCAAATCGATTCAAGCAATTCATTGGAGCGAAGGAAGTGAACCATGATTTTATTAAGGAAGTAAAAATATTGAATAACAAACCAACCTATTACAACTACAAAGGCAGGAAGGTTTTGGCCAATAAAGTTGAAGTTTACTTTAATGATGATTTATTCTCAAAACAAATTAGAGATTACGTTGTCTCAGCGGGTCTCGGGGAAAAATCATCGGTTCTGGGAGCTGGGTTCTCGGAGACGATAAGGAGGGCTTAA
- a CDS encoding ATP phosphoribosyltransferase regulatory subunit has product MKEGLAALLELNTFLDYLGAGSQCIFNPFLARGLEIYTGTIYEIFLSDQSIKSSIGSGGRYDNAIGVLLGTNAPFPTVGISFGLDVIYTAMMASKKERTAKSNVDYDIIPLNTQKEALLLATTLSNQGYKVEFELSNKKSERHWIRQTKKKYLT; this is encoded by the coding sequence GTGAAAGAAGGACTTGCCGCGCTGCTGGAACTGAATACCTTTCTGGATTATCTCGGAGCTGGTTCCCAATGCATCTTTAATCCCTTCCTGGCCAGAGGACTTGAGATTTACACGGGAACAATATATGAAATTTTCCTATCCGACCAGTCAATCAAATCAAGTATCGGCAGCGGCGGCAGATACGACAACGCCATCGGCGTTCTTCTCGGCACCAATGCCCCTTTTCCAACAGTCGGTATTTCGTTTGGTTTAGATGTCATATACACTGCGATGATGGCTTCAAAGAAAGAACGTACCGCAAAATCGAATGTTGATTATGACATCATCCCATTAAACACCCAGAAAGAAGCCCTCCTCTTAGCAACCACGCTCAGTAACCAGGGCTACAAGGTGGAATTCGAGCTGAGTAACAAAAAATCGGAAAGGCACTGGATAAGGCAAACAAAGAAAAAATACCTAACGTAA
- the cas3 gene encoding CRISPR-associated helicase Cas3', with translation MIDKLIMNEGSYFAHTSSEVGRSKETLKEHTDLVMYYYNLFLEEGMEKSLRKLLQGSVFKSKSVGVYTLDKEDVEFVMEVANEAVAMHDVGKINPIFQFEKMNNTLFENDYKELVRELGSEHSIYSCAFFLCRNLRKIDERYEDKKKKKVLFRIVYDLCFVISKHHGSFKKIDNELYFELENTIARLHQKPIFFKNVMMGNEFEAFDVKALKRKFQNSLKLDTNETLDYFIFLKSVYSLLVTSDYYATHTYMALDNEKFGLKKLSNEDVENLLSTYKSSELYKKIESGRGKGFNEKSSMNEVRTALFWDVQDNYEKNRDKNILFVEAPTGGGKTNVSYGLALKICKEEKKKRIQYVFPFNTLMDQTQESLEEHLPQQRTHLKLQVLNSTTSTFDKNDVKERKLNYSDYKKGLFDKQMIRFPFSITSHVNFFNMIFGTSRDAHLKLPHLKDAVIILDEVQSYAPKVWREMIRFFDRYAEVFNWKVIIMSATLPPLDRLVPGTGLSTANLTPNSRKYYMHACFKKRVKLNDEFLTKEPLSQGEAMDSIHSIIGKNLGKKILLEMITKDTAKKVFDSLKDINNEYEVLKLDGDDTKYYRRKLLEYIKNYNKEGKTLIVVTTQVVEAGVDIDMEVGIKNISILDSEEQFGGRINRNSKMIESGVMYLIYYVEPRVVYRGDVRLTLTFATKPKEALEIFENKNYFGYYNRVFDNLGIDDEVAELVNATDFEGVRKKMTLIEQEQVQMFVDYECEGVRGKDVWEEYKRILEFEKDFAARTMKLEMLREDMANYLFNFVMEKRERKVNYEALPMEGGMYYLEDGEKYMRSVPEFSAKSFNKSMFIEDFS, from the coding sequence ATGATAGATAAACTAATTATGAACGAAGGTTCGTACTTCGCCCACACTTCTTCGGAGGTTGGGCGAAGTAAAGAGACTTTAAAAGAACACACTGACCTGGTGATGTATTATTATAACCTTTTCCTAGAAGAAGGTATGGAGAAATCCCTAAGAAAGTTACTGCAAGGTAGTGTGTTTAAAAGTAAGTCGGTTGGCGTTTACACGTTGGATAAGGAAGATGTTGAATTTGTGATGGAAGTTGCAAATGAGGCTGTGGCTATGCATGATGTAGGTAAAATTAATCCTATCTTTCAGTTCGAGAAAATGAACAATACTTTATTCGAAAATGATTATAAAGAACTCGTACGAGAACTAGGCAGTGAACATTCGATATATTCCTGCGCTTTTTTTCTTTGTAGAAATTTAAGAAAAATAGATGAAAGGTATGAAGATAAGAAGAAAAAAAAGGTTCTCTTTCGAATCGTTTATGACCTGTGTTTCGTAATTAGCAAACATCACGGCTCTTTTAAGAAAATTGATAATGAACTTTATTTTGAACTTGAGAACACAATAGCACGATTGCACCAAAAACCAATATTCTTTAAAAATGTAATGATGGGTAACGAATTTGAAGCCTTCGATGTAAAGGCTTTGAAAAGAAAGTTTCAGAACTCTTTGAAGCTGGATACAAATGAAACATTGGATTATTTTATTTTCCTTAAGTCCGTATATTCGTTGCTTGTTACTTCCGATTATTATGCTACGCACACATACATGGCTCTCGATAACGAAAAATTTGGCCTGAAAAAACTGAGCAATGAAGATGTAGAAAATTTGCTTTCGACATACAAAAGCAGTGAACTTTATAAGAAAATAGAAAGCGGTAGGGGGAAAGGATTTAACGAAAAATCCAGTATGAATGAAGTTCGAACAGCTTTGTTTTGGGATGTTCAAGACAACTATGAAAAGAACAGAGATAAAAATATCTTGTTTGTGGAAGCGCCTACAGGCGGAGGTAAGACAAATGTTTCTTACGGTTTGGCTTTGAAGATATGCAAAGAGGAAAAGAAGAAAAGGATACAGTACGTTTTTCCTTTTAATACATTGATGGACCAGACACAAGAATCACTAGAAGAACATCTACCTCAGCAACGGACGCACTTAAAATTACAAGTGTTGAACTCTACAACATCTACGTTCGATAAGAATGATGTGAAAGAAAGAAAACTCAATTATTCGGATTATAAAAAAGGGTTATTCGATAAACAAATGATTCGATTCCCTTTTTCAATTACCAGTCATGTGAATTTTTTTAACATGATTTTTGGAACGAGTAGAGATGCTCATTTAAAACTCCCGCATCTAAAAGATGCCGTTATTATTCTTGATGAAGTGCAGTCCTACGCACCAAAAGTCTGGAGGGAAATGATACGGTTTTTTGATAGATATGCAGAAGTATTTAATTGGAAGGTTATTATTATGTCTGCGACGCTGCCCCCTTTAGACAGGTTGGTACCTGGAACGGGTTTAAGTACGGCAAATCTTACACCAAACTCACGGAAATACTATATGCACGCATGTTTTAAAAAAAGAGTGAAGTTAAATGATGAATTCCTTACGAAAGAACCTTTGAGTCAAGGGGAAGCAATGGATTCCATACACAGCATAATCGGAAAAAATCTAGGGAAGAAGATACTCTTAGAAATGATTACAAAGGATACTGCTAAGAAAGTATTTGACTCATTGAAGGATATCAACAACGAATACGAGGTTCTGAAGCTCGATGGTGATGACACAAAGTACTATAGGAGAAAGCTATTAGAGTACATCAAAAATTATAATAAAGAAGGTAAAACGTTGATTGTTGTGACCACGCAGGTGGTTGAAGCTGGCGTCGATATTGATATGGAGGTAGGAATTAAAAATATATCGATTTTGGACTCCGAAGAACAGTTCGGCGGTCGGATTAACCGGAACTCAAAAATGATAGAGTCTGGTGTTATGTATTTGATATATTACGTGGAGCCCAGGGTAGTCTACAGAGGTGATGTTAGGTTGACTTTGACTTTTGCGACTAAACCTAAAGAGGCATTGGAGATTTTTGAAAACAAGAATTATTTCGGGTACTACAATCGCGTTTTTGACAACCTTGGGATAGACGATGAGGTCGCAGAACTTGTTAATGCTACGGATTTTGAGGGCGTTCGCAAGAAAATGACTCTAATTGAACAGGAACAAGTGCAAATGTTCGTTGATTACGAATGCGAAGGTGTAAGAGGGAAAGATGTTTGGGAAGAATATAAAAGAATATTAGAATTCGAAAAGGATTTTGCTGCGCGAACAATGAAGTTAGAAATGCTCAGAGAAGATATGGCGAATTATTTATTCAACTTTGTAATGGAAAAGCGGGAGAGAAAAGTAAATTACGAAGCACTGCCAATGGAAGGTGGTATGTATTATTTAGAGGATGGAGAAAAGTACATGCGCTCCGTCCCTGAATTTAGTGCCAAATCATTTAATAAAAGTATGTTTATAGAGGATTTTAGCTAA
- a CDS encoding proline dehydrogenase family protein, translating to MGAKKVVAGEQISDAMRSVKDLNDKGLVCTVDHLGEFVDSKEAHCLDTLKEIHISGVDLNMSLKLTSLGLDIDEEFCLENMREIVGKARMYNNFVRIDMEEYVRNQKTIDIYRKLVEEFPGHVGLVLQASLYKTGKDVEILDEVSANLRLCKGAYKESQEVSFSEKFDVDKNFLNNIKKHMINGNYAAVATHDEKSIEEIKGFVEREEIVRDKFEFQMLYGIRKELQEKLVEEGFKVRVYIPYDEDWWGYFMRRLAERPDNVGFVVKSMFKR from the coding sequence ATGGGGGCAAAGAAGGTTGTTGCGGGTGAACAAATATCTGATGCGATGAGGTCAGTAAAAGACCTTAATGATAAAGGGTTGGTTTGCACGGTAGACCATCTTGGTGAGTTCGTAGATTCTAAAGAAGCACACTGCCTGGATACGTTAAAAGAAATACATATATCCGGTGTAGATTTGAATATGTCGTTAAAACTAACATCTCTTGGGCTGGACATCGATGAAGAGTTTTGCCTTGAAAACATGAGAGAAATCGTAGGAAAAGCCAGAATGTATAACAATTTTGTTCGAATCGATATGGAGGAATACGTAAGAAACCAAAAAACGATTGACATCTATAGAAAACTCGTGGAAGAGTTTCCGGGTCACGTTGGTCTTGTATTGCAGGCTTCCCTTTATAAAACAGGAAAAGACGTAGAAATCCTTGATGAAGTAAGTGCGAACCTACGATTGTGTAAAGGGGCATACAAGGAGTCACAAGAGGTGTCCTTCTCCGAAAAATTTGACGTTGATAAGAACTTCCTTAATAATATTAAGAAACATATGATTAATGGGAACTATGCTGCCGTAGCTACACATGATGAAAAATCCATAGAGGAAATAAAGGGGTTTGTGGAGAGGGAAGAGATAGTAAGAGATAAATTTGAGTTCCAAATGCTTTATGGTATCAGGAAAGAGTTGCAGGAAAAACTGGTCGAAGAGGGTTTTAAGGTACGAGTGTATATCCCGTATGATGAAGACTGGTGGGGTTACTTTATGAGGCGGTTAGCTGAGAGACCGGATAATGTTGGTTTCGTTGTAAAGTCAATGTTCAAAAGATAA
- a CDS encoding type I CRISPR-associated protein Cas7: MNRRVYGLLGVGAKMANWNAGFHGAPKQTSDGRIYGSDKAAGYAIKHYWEKSGEKVLYYKRYTEKKKDELSPMSLKQSYERMFGENLSKKTPPKNVLRSLFGAVDVVNFGCTFATAELNTSITGAVQIGQGFNVDDEGQVEVQDILSPFPSDDEKGQSSIGKQVMLSEGHYVYPFSINPSAYEVYEELLDIENPYTVEVYEKFKKGALRGATHLNSSSKAGCYNEFGLFVELKEGSEMYLEPIDNMVVFSRLGDKVEYDFTKISERLKEVEGEIEDIVLYYNPYKIEVRGTENFTEKNIFTDL, encoded by the coding sequence GTGAATAGACGAGTATACGGACTTTTAGGTGTTGGTGCAAAAATGGCAAATTGGAATGCTGGTTTCCATGGCGCTCCCAAACAGACGAGTGACGGTAGAATTTATGGAAGTGACAAAGCTGCGGGATACGCCATTAAACATTACTGGGAAAAAAGCGGAGAAAAGGTCCTTTACTACAAGAGGTACACAGAAAAGAAAAAGGATGAGCTAAGTCCGATGTCGCTTAAGCAGTCATATGAAAGAATGTTCGGTGAAAACTTAAGTAAAAAAACGCCACCGAAAAACGTGCTCAGGTCGCTATTTGGGGCAGTGGATGTTGTTAACTTCGGCTGCACGTTTGCAACTGCTGAGTTAAATACCTCCATTACAGGAGCGGTACAAATTGGACAAGGATTCAACGTTGATGATGAAGGCCAAGTAGAGGTGCAGGATATCCTATCGCCATTTCCAAGCGATGATGAAAAGGGGCAATCGAGTATCGGGAAACAAGTAATGCTATCAGAGGGGCATTACGTTTATCCATTCTCGATTAATCCATCGGCGTATGAAGTATATGAGGAACTATTGGACATTGAGAACCCATATACAGTGGAAGTGTACGAGAAATTTAAAAAGGGTGCTCTTAGAGGAGCAACGCATCTTAACAGTTCCTCTAAAGCAGGATGTTACAATGAATTCGGACTTTTTGTTGAGCTGAAAGAAGGGTCTGAAATGTACCTCGAACCTATCGACAATATGGTCGTATTCAGCAGGCTAGGTGATAAAGTAGAATATGATTTTACTAAAATCTCCGAAAGACTAAAAGAGGTTGAAGGAGAAATCGAAGACATTGTTCTTTATTACAACCCTTATAAGATTGAAGTTAGGGGCACAGAAAACTTCACGGAGAAAAACATCTTTACAGACTTATAA